The sequence AATGGCCGGCGGCTTCCTCGATCGGTCCGACATCCACAGTGCCCGTCAAACCGAAATGTTCGAGGTTCTTGCGCGACCCGAGCACAGCGAGCGGGTTGATGTCCCGGCCGGTCATGTCGATGTCCATCGAGCGGGCTTCGACGAGGACGTTGCCGATGCCGCAGCACGGATCGATCGCCCGGACGCCTTCCGGATGGGGAACGGCGATATTGGCGACAGCACGGGCCACGTGCGTGCTGAGAGCTGTCGAATACATTTCAGGCTTCTTGATATGGTTGCGCCACCCGGCCGTATTTTCTGTCAGGCTGCCGAACAGGAAGGTGTCCCCGATACGGACGACACCGTATAGCAGGTCCGGGCTGAACAGGTCCGCCGCTGCAGCCATCTTCAGCCCGATGGATCGCTCGATCCTGCGGCGCTCGGGGTGCGGAATCTTTTCGGTTTCACCGAGAGCCATCGTATTCAGGCAGCGGATCTGGAAGGTTGTGCCGTCATCCGGCAGGGTTGCTGCGAACCGGATGATCTCTTCGATGGAATCGGCGGCTGCCAGCACGTCGAGCCGCTCTTTCATGAAAGGGCTCCTCTCGGGATCGATACAGCGGCCGCTGAACAGGTAGTTGGCTGTGGTGTCCTGTCCGAAGAGCGCGCGCATTTCGAGCCGGCAGAGGTCATGATCATCGGTCTGCCGGACATACGTATAGAGAAAACGGTCTGTCTGCATCGTCACGCCTGGTCCTCGAGAGCGGTCAGCATGCGGAACAGCCAGCTGTACAGCAACTGCAGCGTGTCATTGAACGTCAGTGCATCCGAGAATCCTTCCGCGTGATCCAGAGCGATATTCACATCCCACAGACCGTCGTCATTCGAAAACATCATGCTCCGGGTGCCGGGAGCTGTGCCGAGATCCTGATCGATATACTGTTTCAGCCACTCTCCGTGCTTTTTTTGCAAACGCAGGCCGAACAGGGCGGTCACTGTGCCGAATACATCGTCGGCCTCCAAAGAGATGCCATCGACCCCGACGGACTGGAACAGCGGCTCTTCTGCATAGACGTAGCGGTCCGGATGGTCTTTCACCCAGGTGATCGGCCGGCTGCCGATCCCGTCTTCAGCAGGGGTCTCTTCGTCCGTCTCCTTGTCCGCCGTGACATAGGACGGATTGAACAGTGGAGGCGCCAGGACCTCTGAGCCTGCTGGAAGAAGTCCCCTCTCCCTGGCGTAAGCGGCCTGCGCTTCCGTCAGCGGTATTCCCTCATCCGTCGTATTCGCTTCTATATAGGCTGTCAGCCAGTTCGTTATCATTGCCACCACTCCTTCAATATTGTCCAGTATACATCATAACGTCTTTTCCGGCAGTTCGGCATCATCCGGATACCATGGATTCACATGGATGAGCACTTCCCCCACGTCCGGATTGGCGTCTTTGATGGCGTTCCGCAGCCGGCTCGTAATATCGTGGCCTTGCTGGATCGACAGGTCGGCAGGGATGCTGAGCCGGATATCGACCAACACATAATGCCCGTGTTCACGTGCGCGGAGGCGGTCGATCTGCTTCACTTCCGGGAACTCATGGATGAGCTCACCGAACGCGGCCAGGCGTTCAGCGCTCACAGTTTTCTCCATCAGGATATCGAGGGCCTCTTTGCCGATATGGATGGCAAGGCGGAAGACGAGCACAGCGACGATCAATCCTGCAACAGGATCGCCGTACAGCAGGACCGGGATATCAAAGTAGCTGCCGAGCAGGCCGAGTCCGATCCCGATGACAGCGGCCAGCGACGCATACACATCAGCCAGGTGGTCGTATGCGGTTGCGATCAGCCCTTTGCTGTTCTCTTTCCTGCCGATCCGCATCGTATAGAAATAGAGGGCCTGCTTCCAGATCATCGAAACAACAGCGGTGATCAGCGCAAGCAGGCTCGCGGCTGCCGGTGTTTCAAAGATTGCCATGACTGCTTCCGCAGCGATATAGATGGCTGCCGCCCCCAAAATGAGGCCGACGAGTGCGGAACTGATGACTTCCGCCTTGCCATGTCCGTACGGATGGTCTTCATCCGGAGGGCGTTTGGAAATCCGCATGGATGTCAGTGCGGCTGCGGAAGCGACGACATCCCCGGCATTATGGAAGCCGTCCGCAAGCAGCACGGGACTGCGGAACAGCGATCCGACGATGATCTTCAGGACGGTGAGCGCGATATTGCTGATCAGGCTGACCCAGATAGCGATGAGTGAGGGACGGGAATGGGTGGTGTTCGTCATGATCGGATCGCCTCCATTTCACATAGTTGCAGTGGGGAAACAAAAACCCCTGACACAGGTGTGTCAGGGGAGTGGGTAGAAAATTTATAAGTTCGGTCAGTATTGGACAATATGGACATAAGGATCACCCGCTTTTCAGTTCTATGAGCGTACTGTTCAGTATACCCCAAATCCGTGTCCGATACAAATGCACGGGACGGCAAGAGGGAAGTTTGCAAAATGGTTGAGATTGAATTATAATTCATCGTAATTAATAATTATACATAATGGAGGATGGGCACATGAAATTATGGGGCGGACGTTTCACATCGGAAGAACACGAACTTATGGAGCAGTTCAACACGTCGCTGCCGATCGACCATCGACTGATTGCAGACGACATCGCGGGCAGCCTTGCACATGTTGCGATGCTGGTACATTGCGATTTGCTGACACCGGAAGAAGGGGAGACGCTTGCGGATGGCCTGGAGGCGATCCAGGCGGACGTCAATTCCGGAGCTTTGAAAGTCGAAGGCGACTATGAAGACGTCCACTCGTTCGTCGAAATGCAATTGACACAGCGGATCGGTGAAGCAGGCAAAAAACTGCATACAGCGCGCAGCCGGAATGATCAAGTGGCGGTCGATATGAGGCTGTACGCGAAACGGACAGCAAGGGAAACTGCTGCTGCCCTTCAATCGCTCATCGACTCCCTGCATGCAAAGGGGATGCAACATGATGTCATCATGCCCGGATATACGCATCTGCAGCGGGCACAGGTCGTCACGTTCAGTCATCATCTCGGCGCGTATGTCCAAATGTTCAAACGGGACAAGAAGAGGATCGAGAATGCGGCTGAACTGATGGATGAAAACCCGCTCGGCTGCGGGGCGCTCGCCGGCACGACACATACGATCGACAGAACTGTGACGACCGAGCTGCTGCACTTCGCTAAACCCGTGGATAATTATATGGACGGTGTCAGTGACCGCGATTTCCTGCTGGAGCTCATGTCGGATTTCTCCATTGCCATGATGCATCTGAGCCGTCTCAGCGAAGAGCTGATTTTGTGGAGCAGCCAGGAATTCAAGTTCATCACGATGGCGGATGCCTATTCAACAGGCAGCAGCATCATGCCGCAAAAGAAGAATCCGGACGCCGCTGAACTGATCCGCGGAAAGACAGGGAGGGTCTATGGGTCGCTGTTCGCTCTTCTGACGACGCTGAAAGGGCTGCCGCTTGCCTATAACAAAGACATGCAGGAGGATAAGGAACAATTCTTCGATGCTGCCGATACGGTCATCGACTGCCTCGGCATCATGGCGCGCATGATCGACACGATGCAGGTGAATGAGCAAAACATGAGAGGCGCGGTCAAAGCAGGGTTCCTGAATGCGACAGAAGTCGCGGACTATTTCGTCAGCAAAGGGGTGCCGTTCCGGGATGCCCACAGTATCGTCGGCCGCCTGATCTTGTATTGCGAGCAGGAAGGCAAGGGGATCGAAGACCTGACAGCTGCCGAACTGCAGCAGTTCAGCAGCACAATCGGGGAAGACCTTTTCGCCTATATCGATTATGATGCGATCATCGGAAAAGGGACGAAGAAAGCGATGAAAGCCAACAACTGATTTGAAAAAACAGGCTGTACGGAATTAACCGGTATGCACCGGTCGTTCCGACAGCCTGTTTTCTACTAGTTACCGTCAATCAGCCCATGATGTTATAGCCGGCATCGACATAGACGACTTCACCTGTCACACCGCTCGACAGATCGCTGAGCATGACCATGCTCATCTTCGCGACCTCTTCCAGTGTGATATTCCGGCGAAGCGGCGCTTTTTCCTCGATTTGGTGGAGGATCGTATTGAACGAAGGAACGCCTTTTGCGGACAGTGTACGGACAGCGCCCGCCGAAACCGCATTCACACGGATCTTCTCTTTCCCAAGATCATTGGCCAGATAGCGCATCGATGATTCGAGTGCCGCTTTTGCGACCCCCATCACGTTATAGCCATCCAGCACACGTTCTGCGCCCAGATAGCTCATCGTGATGATCGACCCGCCTTCTGTCATATACGGACGTGCTTCCCGGGCTGTCGCGACGAGGGAGTAGGCGCTTGTGTCCTGGGCGAACGCATAACCGTCCCGTGATGTCTCGACGAAATCGTTGTGCAGGTCCTCTGCGTGAGCGAATGCGACAGAATGGACAACGCCGTGGATGACGCCGACTTCCTCGCCGATCTTCTTGAACGCGGCACGAATGCTTTCATCCTCATTCACGTCACATTCCGCAACGAGCCGTGCATTCCGGCCGTTCTTCTCCAGCGCTTTCTCGAGCTTGGCGAGCGACCGTTCTTTCCGGTACGTGAAGATCACGTTCGCACCGACGTCGAACAGTACGGATGAAATTCCCCATGCAAGGCTCCGTTCATTGGCAACCCCCATGACGACAATATTTTTCCCTTTCAAGTTCAGCAATTCATCAAGCATGTGATATCCCCCTCAGCAGGTTTTCTTTTACAATTAGCAGTCCGTCTCAATACCAGGTACCAAAACGATTATAGCATAGTTTGTTTTTACAGTTCCATCACCAGTATGGAATCCGCCGGAAAGCAGATACTACGCTAAAAGGAAGAGACAGGAGTGTTGAAATGATTGAACTGACAACGGGACTTGAAGGACGCAAGACTAATTATGGCAGCATCCGGCACCGGCTGGAAGAGGCCGGCTATCATCTTGGCGGCAACTGGGACTATGACAGCGGGTTTTTTGACAGGGTGCTCAACAGGGAAGGAGGGGAGACGATCTACGTCCGGGCGCCGTTCCGGGTGGTTGCGGGAATTCTGGATGAGGATCATGCGGCTCTCCTCTTTGCGAAACCGTTCCTCATCAAGCATGTCGTCAACGTCGGTTTTGAGTCCGATGAGAGCTCATTGCTGACAGCCACCTTCAACCAGTTCCAGGAACCGGTCGATAAGGACGGCCGTATTGCGGACAAACGGAAATGGGAGGAAATCGGCACAAGGGAAATCAACAGGCTCCTAGAAATCATGCGGTGAAATAATTCAGTTTCCTGACTGAAATAGTCTATACAGAACCGGGTAACTCGTGTACCTTTAAGGTATCAACTGGTTCAGGAGGCTGTACATGGTTAAAAAACTGCTTTTCCCCATACTGCTTGCCGCCCTTTTTTTCTCTGTGACATATGATGCATCTGCCGCCGGAGCCTACAGCGACGTGGGCGACCAATACGCGGCCAAAGCCGAATTGGAGTTTCTCGCGGAACGGGGTATCACAGCTTCAGGTCCGAACGTCGCTTTCGGCGTCAACAAGTCCATCACCAGACTTGACGCTGCTGAAATGCTCGTGAAGGCACGGGACCTTCCGACTTCCGGCAGACCGGATCCGAAACTCGCCGATGTGAAGAAAGGGATGCCGGGGTACGGCATCATAGCAGCCGTCGCCGATGAAGGGATCATGGTCGGCAGTCTGCAGGGGAAATTCAATCCTCAGGCTTATCTGACGCGTGCCGAGATGGCTGCCATCCTCGTGCGTGCGTTCGACCTGAAGACAGGACAGGGCCAGACAGGCTTTGCATTCACAGACGTGAATCAGAAAAGCTTTGCAGCCCCGTCCATCGGGATCCTGTTCGCGAACAATGTTACGTTCGGCTATCCGGACCATACGTTCAAGCCGGAAATGACATTGACCCGGGCCCATTTCGGAATCTTCCTCGCCCGGATCCTGGAGCCGGACTTCCGTGAAGTGCTCGCGTGCTTCGCGCCGGTCAGTAAAAAGACCTACCATGTCAGCACGCCGGTGACGACTTTGTGGAAAGCGCCGAATCTCGCACGGACTGTCGACCGGCCGGCCACAGGGGATCCTGCCGATATGGCGAAGTGGACGAAGTCGATGACGATTCCGCAGAAGCAGTGGCTCGTCGGGAAGACGGAAACACAGGCCCTGTACGGACAGGAAGTCGAAGTTCTGAAGACATCCGGAAAGTGGATGCAGATCGCAGTGAAAGACCAGTACTCGCCGAAGAACAAAGCTGGCTACCCGGGATGGGTGCCGGCAGCACACGTGAAGGCAAGCTATGCCGATTACGATGGATGTGCAAAAGCGGTTGTCAGTTCACCAACAGCCAAGCTTTATGCTTCCGCAGCATCGGGGCAGCCGTTCATGACAATCAGTTTCAATACGGAGCTGCCGGTGATTGACACTTCGTCCGGTTGGGTCAAAGTGCAGACTCCTCTTGATGGTGCGAAGTATATCCGCCAGACAGACGTGAAAGTGAAGAAGCCGGGGGAAGCCGTGCCGAAGCCATCCCAGCACGATATCCTTACAACTGCGAAGAAATTCAACGGACTGCCGTACTTGTGGGCAGGCACCTCCGGCTTTGGCCTGGACTGCTCCGGGTTCACCTATTCGGTCTACCGTCAGCACGGAATCGAGCTGCCGCGGGATGCCAGCGTCCAGGCAGTGCATGGGACGGCAGTAGCGAAAAACCGCCTGCAGCCGGGGGATCTCCTCTTCTTTGCACATAACAGAGGGCAGGGCAGTGTCCATCATGTCGGGATGTATATCGGTGACGGGAAAATGATCCACTCGCCAAATCCGAAACGGACTGTCGAAATCATGCCGATCACAGCTGAACCGTATAACAGTGAATATGCCGGTGCACGCCGATACCTCAGGTGATGAAAAAGGAACAGACCATGCCGTCGGCATGGTCTGTTCCTTTTTTCATTTCAGTATGTCGTTGTAGAGCATGCCGTCATCGACGAGCGAGATGACTTTCAGCCAGTTCTCTTTTTTCACGAAGATACTCTTCACTTTCTTTTCTCCATTTTCGTCTTCATACAGAATGACACGGGTGCCGGGATTATCGGTTTCCACGATCCCTTTCAGGCCATCGATGTCCGCTGTTTCCTTGACCGTGCTGTATTCCTCGAAGTCTGCAAGCGCCGGGTCATCCACGGAAGTTTCAGCTTCGCCGCTCTCGTCCGCCTGATCGGAATCCCCATCTGTTCCTTCCATTTCCGCTGCTTCGGAAGCCTGCTGTTCTGCATCAGCTTCACTGTCCGGCGGAGTATTCACTGAGTTCTCCTCCAGCGAGGAAGTCTGGTCATCCGCTGTGTCAGGCTCCTCGGTGTCCTGATTGTCTGAGCATCCCGCCAGCAGGACCCCCATCGCTCCAAGCAATAGAAACTTTTTCATATGTGCTGCCTCCCAGATGTTTTTACAGTGAGTCATTGTATGGGAAATAGTATTCCATAACAAACAATTGACCTCCATTCTTTGCTGTACCCGCTTTTCAGATAATAATCCTTTCTAATTTGCTGAATGTTTGTTACGCTCTACAATGAGAAAAGTTTGTTTAATCCGTTTATTTCCATGTACTATGAGGAGTTGTACAAGCATTGACAATTAAAAAGAATTTCATCATCGGTTTCATGCTCTTTGCACTGTTCCTGGGAGCAGGGAATATCATTTTCCCGCCAAAACTCGGACAACTGGCAGGGACGGACCTCGCCATTGCGATGTTCGGTTTCCTGATTACCGGAGTCGGCCTGCCGCTGCTGGCGGTCATCGCGATCGCACATGCCGGCGGAGATCTGAGGTCGATTGCAGACCGGGTCCATCCGGTATTCGGCATCATTTTCACGACAATTGTCTATTTGGCGATCGGTCCGTTCTTCGGAATTCCACGGACGGCTACGGTTTCCTATGAAATCGGCATGGCACCCTTCCTCCCGGAAACACTTGCAAGCGCACAATGGCCGCTCGTCCTGTTCAGTATCGTGTTTTTCGCTATCACGATCGGGCTGGCGCTGAATCCGGCCAAACTCGTCGATCGGATCGGTAAGTTCCTCACGCCTGTCCTGTTCGCCGTCATCGCGCTGCTCGCCATCAAAAGCTTTCTGACGCCTGTTGGAACGATCATGTCTCCGGATGAAGTGTTCGGTGCCCATCCGTTCTTTAAAAGTTTCGTGGAAGGGTATTTGACGATGGATGTCATCGCGGCGCTCATCTTCGGAAGTGTAATAACTGTGGCAATCCATGCGGAAGGTGTGACGACATCGAAAGGTCTGCTGAAATCCATGATTATCGCAGGCGGCGTCGCAGCCGCAGGTCTGAGTTTCGTATACATATCGCTCGGCTTTATCGGCGCTTCCAGTATGGAAGTGCTCGGTGCCCAGGAAAACGGGGGGATCATCCTCTCCCTGGCATCTGAACTGCTTTACG comes from Sporosarcina trichiuri and encodes:
- a CDS encoding TRM11 family SAM-dependent methyltransferase, whose amino-acid sequence is MQTDRFLYTYVRQTDDHDLCRLEMRALFGQDTTANYLFSGRCIDPERSPFMKERLDVLAAADSIEEIIRFAATLPDDGTTFQIRCLNTMALGETEKIPHPERRRIERSIGLKMAAAADLFSPDLLYGVVRIGDTFLFGSLTENTAGWRNHIKKPEMYSTALSTHVARAVANIAVPHPEGVRAIDPCCGIGNVLVEARSMDIDMTGRDINPLAVLGSRKNLEHFGLTGTVDVGPIEEAAGHYDAAVIDMPYNLYTHATREQQASILKAARPLTDKLVLVTIENMDDLLADAGFTITDRCIARKAHFEREVVVCE
- a CDS encoding cation diffusion facilitator family transporter produces the protein MTNTTHSRPSLIAIWVSLISNIALTVLKIIVGSLFRSPVLLADGFHNAGDVVASAAALTSMRISKRPPDEDHPYGHGKAEVISSALVGLILGAAAIYIAAEAVMAIFETPAAASLLALITAVVSMIWKQALYFYTMRIGRKENSKGLIATAYDHLADVYASLAAVIGIGLGLLGSYFDIPVLLYGDPVAGLIVAVLVFRLAIHIGKEALDILMEKTVSAERLAAFGELIHEFPEVKQIDRLRAREHGHYVLVDIRLSIPADLSIQQGHDITSRLRNAIKDANPDVGEVLIHVNPWYPDDAELPEKTL
- the argH gene encoding argininosuccinate lyase; translation: MKLWGGRFTSEEHELMEQFNTSLPIDHRLIADDIAGSLAHVAMLVHCDLLTPEEGETLADGLEAIQADVNSGALKVEGDYEDVHSFVEMQLTQRIGEAGKKLHTARSRNDQVAVDMRLYAKRTARETAAALQSLIDSLHAKGMQHDVIMPGYTHLQRAQVVTFSHHLGAYVQMFKRDKKRIENAAELMDENPLGCGALAGTTHTIDRTVTTELLHFAKPVDNYMDGVSDRDFLLELMSDFSIAMMHLSRLSEELILWSSQEFKFITMADAYSTGSSIMPQKKNPDAAELIRGKTGRVYGSLFALLTTLKGLPLAYNKDMQEDKEQFFDAADTVIDCLGIMARMIDTMQVNEQNMRGAVKAGFLNATEVADYFVSKGVPFRDAHSIVGRLILYCEQEGKGIEDLTAAELQQFSSTIGEDLFAYIDYDAIIGKGTKKAMKANN
- a CDS encoding enoyl-ACP reductase FabI; this encodes MLDELLNLKGKNIVVMGVANERSLAWGISSVLFDVGANVIFTYRKERSLAKLEKALEKNGRNARLVAECDVNEDESIRAAFKKIGEEVGVIHGVVHSVAFAHAEDLHNDFVETSRDGYAFAQDTSAYSLVATAREARPYMTEGGSIITMSYLGAERVLDGYNVMGVAKAALESSMRYLANDLGKEKIRVNAVSAGAVRTLSAKGVPSFNTILHQIEEKAPLRRNITLEEVAKMSMVMLSDLSSGVTGEVVYVDAGYNIMG
- a CDS encoding YugN family protein; translation: MIELTTGLEGRKTNYGSIRHRLEEAGYHLGGNWDYDSGFFDRVLNREGGETIYVRAPFRVVAGILDEDHAALLFAKPFLIKHVVNVGFESDESSLLTATFNQFQEPVDKDGRIADKRKWEEIGTREINRLLEIMR
- a CDS encoding NlpC/P60 family protein — translated: MVKKLLFPILLAALFFSVTYDASAAGAYSDVGDQYAAKAELEFLAERGITASGPNVAFGVNKSITRLDAAEMLVKARDLPTSGRPDPKLADVKKGMPGYGIIAAVADEGIMVGSLQGKFNPQAYLTRAEMAAILVRAFDLKTGQGQTGFAFTDVNQKSFAAPSIGILFANNVTFGYPDHTFKPEMTLTRAHFGIFLARILEPDFREVLACFAPVSKKTYHVSTPVTTLWKAPNLARTVDRPATGDPADMAKWTKSMTIPQKQWLVGKTETQALYGQEVEVLKTSGKWMQIAVKDQYSPKNKAGYPGWVPAAHVKASYADYDGCAKAVVSSPTAKLYASAASGQPFMTISFNTELPVIDTSSGWVKVQTPLDGAKYIRQTDVKVKKPGEAVPKPSQHDILTTAKKFNGLPYLWAGTSGFGLDCSGFTYSVYRQHGIELPRDASVQAVHGTAVAKNRLQPGDLLFFAHNRGQGSVHHVGMYIGDGKMIHSPNPKRTVEIMPITAEPYNSEYAGARRYLR
- the brnQ gene encoding branched-chain amino acid transport system II carrier protein — translated: MTIKKNFIIGFMLFALFLGAGNIIFPPKLGQLAGTDLAIAMFGFLITGVGLPLLAVIAIAHAGGDLRSIADRVHPVFGIIFTTIVYLAIGPFFGIPRTATVSYEIGMAPFLPETLASAQWPLVLFSIVFFAITIGLALNPAKLVDRIGKFLTPVLFAVIALLAIKSFLTPVGTIMSPDEVFGAHPFFKSFVEGYLTMDVIAALIFGSVITVAIHAEGVTTSKGLLKSMIIAGGVAAAGLSFVYISLGFIGASSMEVLGAQENGGIILSLASELLYGSLGPIILAVTILFACLTTSVGLVSACAQFFSKAFPSLPYKSFVVLFSVFSALVANVGLTQLISLSLPVLLMIYPLAIVLMLLSFVDRAFGRRPVVYALALTGTALVSIFDGLAGGGIVIEPALDVLGHLPLHEQQIGWLIPAIAGALIGWVIVLATPGRNKAV